The Kitasatospora setae KM-6054 genome contains a region encoding:
- a CDS encoding DUF3291 domain-containing protein, with translation MTPLQPAPPTQPIQPDRFAQPPGTQLAQVNIGRTVAPLDSPALAGFVAQLAEVNALAERSPGFVWRLVDDAGADATGLRPDRDDDLLQINCSVWESVRALHDYVYRSDHLRVLASRRDWFQPPAAAHLALWWVPAGHRPDVAEAMARIATLREHGPGPDAFTFRELRGAR, from the coding sequence ATGACCCCCCTTCAGCCCGCCCCGCCCACCCAGCCGATCCAGCCCGACCGCTTCGCCCAGCCGCCCGGCACCCAGCTCGCCCAGGTCAACATCGGGCGCACCGTCGCCCCGCTCGACAGCCCCGCGCTGGCCGGGTTCGTCGCCCAGCTGGCCGAGGTCAACGCGCTCGCCGAACGCAGCCCGGGCTTCGTCTGGCGGCTGGTCGACGACGCGGGCGCCGACGCGACGGGGCTGCGCCCCGACCGGGACGACGACCTGCTACAGATCAACTGCTCGGTCTGGGAGTCCGTCCGGGCGCTCCACGACTACGTCTACCGCAGCGACCACCTGCGCGTCCTGGCCAGCCGCCGCGACTGGTTCCAGCCCCCGGCCGCCGCCCACCTGGCCCTCTGGTGGGTCCCGGCCGGCCACCGCCCGGACGTCGCCGAGGCGATGGCCAGGATCGCCACCCTCCGCGAGCACGGCCCGGGCCCGGACGCCTTCACCTTCCGCGAACTGCGCGGCGCGCGCTGA
- a CDS encoding helix-turn-helix transcriptional regulator, whose product MTAEDSSIEAVGALADPVRRALYRHVADAPEEVGRDAAAAAVGVSRTLAAHHLDRLVEAGLLVAAYRRPSGRTGPGAGRPAKLYRRAAAEIAVALPPRSYGTAGRLLAEVVERAGLDRRLQDAARAEGERERTPDADLPAVLRERGYAPYPDGPGDPGGPGGSGGSGGEVLRLRNCPFHALADEFPALVCGMNLALLEGLAGEGWTVAMDPGPEGCCVSFSKNNIH is encoded by the coding sequence ATGACTGCTGAGGACTCCTCGATCGAGGCCGTCGGCGCCCTCGCCGACCCGGTGCGGCGCGCCCTCTACCGGCACGTGGCCGACGCGCCGGAGGAGGTCGGCCGGGACGCGGCCGCCGCCGCGGTCGGTGTCTCCCGCACGCTCGCCGCCCACCACCTCGACAGGCTGGTCGAGGCCGGCCTGCTGGTGGCCGCGTACCGCCGCCCCTCCGGCCGCACCGGCCCGGGCGCGGGCCGCCCGGCCAAGCTGTACCGCCGCGCCGCCGCCGAGATCGCCGTCGCCCTGCCGCCCCGCTCCTACGGCACGGCGGGCCGGCTGCTCGCCGAGGTGGTCGAACGGGCCGGACTCGACCGCCGCCTGCAGGACGCGGCCCGCGCGGAGGGCGAGCGGGAGCGGACCCCGGACGCGGACCTGCCGGCCGTGCTGCGCGAACGCGGCTACGCGCCGTACCCCGACGGCCCGGGCGACCCCGGCGGCCCCGGCGGCTCGGGCGGCTCGGGCGGTGAGGTGCTGCGGCTGCGCAACTGCCCCTTCCACGCGCTGGCGGACGAATTCCCGGCGCTGGTCTGCGGAATGAACCTGGCCCTGCTGGAGGGGTTGGCGGGCGAGGGGTGGACGGTCGCGATGGACCCGGGGCCGGAGGGCTGCTGCGTCTCGTTCTCTAAAAACAATATCCATTGA
- a CDS encoding double zinc ribbon domain-containing protein, with protein MSEIHFGNNHRDLSEQHGTGAGFQFEFSCARCYDTWRSAFEPFRTGQAAGWINKGVSAAWSLLGGSASNGLSNAADGLAGASWGSGRDAAFQRAVGNAQQHFHRCARCTHHVCGRCWNAAQGLCLGCAPDTAAEAAAARQRGLNDAVTENAYAHGQSRAGQFDVTADRQLVCPQCRAETHGTAFCPGCGYRLARPPQCGSCHAELPADAAFCPGCGTRR; from the coding sequence ATGAGCGAGATCCACTTCGGCAACAACCACCGCGACCTCAGCGAACAGCACGGCACCGGCGCCGGCTTCCAGTTCGAGTTCTCCTGCGCGCGCTGCTACGACACCTGGCGCTCCGCGTTCGAGCCCTTCCGTACCGGCCAGGCCGCCGGCTGGATCAACAAGGGCGTCAGCGCCGCCTGGAGCCTGCTCGGCGGCAGCGCCTCCAACGGCCTCAGCAACGCCGCGGACGGCCTGGCCGGGGCGAGTTGGGGCAGCGGCCGGGACGCCGCCTTCCAGCGCGCCGTCGGCAACGCCCAGCAGCACTTCCACCGCTGCGCCCGCTGCACCCACCACGTCTGCGGCCGCTGCTGGAACGCCGCCCAGGGTCTCTGCCTCGGCTGCGCCCCCGACACCGCGGCCGAGGCCGCCGCGGCCCGCCAGCGCGGCCTCAACGACGCCGTCACCGAGAACGCGTACGCCCACGGCCAGTCCCGCGCCGGGCAGTTCGACGTCACCGCCGACCGCCAGCTGGTCTGTCCGCAGTGCCGCGCCGAGACCCACGGCACCGCGTTCTGCCCCGGCTGCGGCTACCGCCTCGCCCGGCCCCCGCAGTGCGGCTCCTGCCACGCCGAACTGCCCGCCGACGCCGCCTTCTGCCCGGGCTGCGGCACGCGCCGCTGA
- a CDS encoding NAD(P)/FAD-dependent oxidoreductase → MSSRGSAAADRGTAVVIGGGLAGCLAAWALHGVAERVVVVERDRYPDGVDFRPGVPQAKHGHLLLEAGQRTLDELLPGVLAELLAAGAARVPLAGGLRWLTAAGWLAPYESGGGGEGQAAGAGALAVLTCSRPLIDHAVLRRVRAAPNIEFRTGTEVTGLLGDRHTVTGVRLSGRGGAGAAETELSAGLVVDAAGRSTRAARWLSLIGAPAVPRERVDAGVSYATRFYHRPADAPADSALYLQSRAPGEGRFGVLLPVEGDRWIVGMGGMRGFEPSIQPEEFEKQLGQLRDPGIADAVAGAKPTGPARGFVPGPSVWRHYERSAPAGFLAIGDSSCTFNPVYGQGMTVASLGALALREAVHRHGDLGPAAVRETRDAIAGVTRNPWQMAVGEDVRFAGTTGGPSGFQVRLQQRLLDRVLERAVTDARIAEAFHRVAAMVEPPTLLFRPSVLGPVLFGS, encoded by the coding sequence ATGAGTTCTAGGGGAAGCGCGGCCGCCGACCGCGGCACGGCAGTGGTGATCGGCGGCGGCCTGGCCGGGTGCCTGGCCGCCTGGGCGCTGCACGGCGTCGCGGAGCGGGTCGTGGTGGTCGAGCGCGACCGGTACCCGGACGGGGTCGACTTCCGTCCGGGCGTCCCGCAGGCCAAGCACGGCCACCTGCTGCTGGAGGCCGGCCAGCGCACCCTGGACGAACTGCTGCCCGGCGTCCTCGCCGAACTCCTCGCCGCCGGGGCCGCCCGCGTCCCGCTCGCCGGCGGCCTGCGCTGGCTCACCGCCGCCGGCTGGCTGGCCCCGTACGAGAGCGGGGGCGGGGGCGAGGGGCAGGCCGCGGGGGCGGGCGCCCTGGCGGTGCTGACCTGTAGCCGTCCGCTGATCGACCACGCGGTGCTGCGGCGGGTCCGGGCCGCGCCGAACATCGAGTTCCGGACCGGCACCGAGGTCACCGGCCTGCTCGGCGACCGGCACACGGTGACCGGCGTGCGGCTCAGCGGCCGCGGCGGGGCCGGGGCGGCGGAGACCGAGCTGTCCGCCGGCCTGGTGGTGGACGCCGCCGGGCGCTCCACCCGGGCCGCCCGCTGGCTCTCGCTGATCGGCGCCCCCGCCGTCCCGCGCGAACGGGTCGACGCCGGCGTCTCCTACGCCACCCGGTTCTACCACCGGCCCGCCGACGCCCCCGCCGACTCGGCCCTCTACCTGCAGAGCCGGGCCCCCGGGGAGGGCCGCTTCGGCGTCCTGCTGCCGGTCGAGGGCGACCGCTGGATCGTCGGCATGGGCGGCATGCGCGGCTTCGAACCCTCCATCCAGCCCGAGGAGTTCGAGAAGCAGCTCGGCCAGCTCCGCGACCCCGGCATCGCCGACGCGGTCGCCGGCGCCAAGCCCACCGGCCCGGCCCGCGGCTTCGTCCCCGGCCCGAGCGTGTGGCGGCACTACGAACGCTCCGCGCCGGCCGGCTTCCTGGCGATCGGCGACTCCTCCTGCACCTTCAACCCGGTCTACGGCCAGGGCATGACGGTCGCCTCGCTCGGCGCCCTCGCGCTGCGCGAGGCCGTCCACCGGCACGGCGACCTCGGCCCCGCCGCCGTCCGGGAGACCCGGGACGCGATCGCCGGCGTCACCCGCAACCCCTGGCAGATGGCGGTCGGCGAGGACGTCCGCTTCGCCGGCACCACCGGCGGCCCCTCCGGCTTCCAGGTCCGCCTCCAACAGCGGCTGCTGGACCGCGTCCTGGAGCGCGCCGTCACCGACGCCCGGATCGCCGAGGCCTTCCACCGGGTCGCCGCCATGGTGGAACCGCCGACCCTGCTGTTCCGTCCCTCCGTGCTGGGACCGGTCCTGTTCGGCAGCTGA
- a CDS encoding NAD(P)/FAD-dependent oxidoreductase, with translation MNPRGGAAEGRGTAVVIGGGLAGCLAAWALHGVAERIVVVERDRYPDGVGFRAGVPQARHCHLLLEAGRRTLDELMPGIVGELVADGANRILLGGVSWLTAEGWLARHQSDLAVLICSRPLIDHAVLKRVRALPNVEFRTATEVTGLLGDGGTVTGVRLVGRGTGNQGTDGRGTDGEPETEIAAELVVDASGRRTRAPEWLAALGVPAVPEERVDAGISYATRFYRRPAGTPDDLAYYLQCKAPERGRLGLLMPIEGNRWMVGLGGMRGFEPSVKEEEFEEQLGGLRHPGVAEAIVGAEPIGPIRGFAPGPSVWRHYERSALRGFLAIGDSSCAFNPVYGQGMSVASFSARALRDAARKHEGIGEAVVRETRQAVSAAAKGSWELAAGEDVRFPATVGGPAGLPVRLQHRLMDRVLARAATDGKVADAFLRVASLVAPPTLMFRPSVLGRVLFGR, from the coding sequence ATGAATCCGAGGGGTGGGGCGGCTGAAGGCCGCGGTACGGCGGTGGTGATAGGCGGTGGCCTGGCCGGGTGCCTGGCCGCCTGGGCGCTGCACGGCGTCGCGGAGCGGATCGTGGTGGTCGAGCGCGACCGGTACCCGGACGGGGTCGGCTTCCGGGCCGGCGTGCCGCAGGCCCGGCACTGCCACCTGCTGTTGGAGGCCGGGCGGCGCACCCTGGACGAGCTGATGCCGGGCATCGTCGGCGAACTCGTCGCGGACGGCGCCAACCGGATCCTGCTCGGCGGCGTCAGCTGGCTGACCGCCGAGGGCTGGCTGGCCCGGCACCAGAGCGACCTGGCGGTGCTGATCTGCAGCCGCCCGCTGATCGACCACGCGGTGCTCAAGCGGGTCCGGGCGCTGCCGAACGTCGAGTTCCGGACCGCCACCGAGGTCACCGGCCTGCTCGGCGACGGCGGTACGGTCACCGGCGTGCGCCTGGTCGGCCGGGGCACGGGCAACCAGGGCACGGACGGCCGGGGCACGGACGGCGAACCGGAGACCGAGATCGCGGCCGAACTGGTCGTCGACGCCTCCGGGCGCCGGACCCGCGCCCCCGAGTGGCTGGCCGCGCTCGGCGTCCCCGCCGTCCCGGAGGAGCGGGTCGACGCCGGCATCTCCTACGCCACCCGGTTCTACCGGCGGCCCGCCGGCACCCCCGACGACCTGGCCTACTACCTGCAGTGCAAGGCCCCCGAGCGCGGCCGGCTCGGCCTGCTGATGCCGATCGAGGGCAACCGCTGGATGGTCGGCCTGGGCGGCATGCGCGGCTTCGAACCCTCGGTCAAGGAAGAGGAGTTCGAGGAGCAGCTCGGCGGGCTGCGCCACCCCGGCGTCGCCGAGGCGATCGTCGGCGCCGAGCCGATCGGCCCGATTCGCGGCTTCGCTCCCGGCCCGAGCGTGTGGCGGCACTACGAACGCTCCGCGCTGCGCGGCTTCCTGGCGATCGGCGACTCCTCCTGCGCCTTCAACCCGGTCTACGGCCAGGGCATGTCGGTCGCCTCGTTCTCCGCCCGGGCCCTGCGCGACGCCGCCCGCAAGCACGAGGGCATCGGCGAGGCCGTCGTCCGGGAGACCCGGCAGGCCGTCTCCGCCGCCGCCAAGGGCTCCTGGGAGCTGGCGGCCGGCGAGGACGTCCGCTTCCCGGCCACCGTCGGCGGCCCCGCCGGCCTCCCGGTCCGGCTCCAGCACCGGCTGATGGACCGGGTGCTGGCCCGCGCCGCCACCGACGGCAAGGTCGCCGACGCGTTCCTCCGGGTCGCCTCGCTGGTCGCGCCGCCCACCCTGATGTTCCGCCCGTCCGTGCTCGGCCGGGTGCTGTTCGGCCGCTGA
- a CDS encoding cation:proton antiporter, whose amino-acid sequence MTSEQILIGSGLTVVLAVASQLLAARLRIPAIIVLLPVGFAAGAVTDDVHPDRLLGAAFSPLVSLAVAVILYDAGLGLDLRKLTGHTRHAVVRLVWVGTLVTAPAAAFAAAPLLGMSGQAAAMLGAILVVSGPTVVGPLLNFVRPTERVQRILVWEGSLIDAVGGILGALVFHALVEEQHRAFGLGLLEFVLSVGLGLLGGLLGAAVLWGLLVRVRLGEVLGTSAQLAAVVGVAALCDALREDTGLIAAIVMGVVVATVPAFDLPARRTFFETLVSLVVGVLFVSISSTVTWASVQPVLLPSLGLTAVLVVLVRPVVAALSTAGTDLAEGERAFLGWMAPRGIVAASTAATFSAGLAAAGIGGAERILPATFLVIVLTVTLYGLTAVPVARLLRVTRPARSRPLLVGGEPWTVELATVLRSAGLDVLLWAGRDEQRARISAAGLELADGELLATASGEGAEQEGVTAVYLLTAEDEFNALAAAVLDEEPGIPVFRLPAAASGPGVVGDAPAAMLLPAALTGPELARRHAAGARILRRPADGALPPGHDLLFTLDRAGHLHPATLHGEAAHPDQVVERIVLGPA is encoded by the coding sequence ATGACCTCTGAGCAGATCCTGATCGGGTCCGGCCTGACCGTGGTACTCGCGGTCGCCTCCCAGTTGCTGGCCGCCCGGTTGCGCATCCCGGCGATCATCGTGCTGCTGCCGGTGGGCTTCGCGGCGGGCGCGGTCACCGACGACGTCCACCCGGACCGGCTGCTCGGGGCGGCCTTCTCCCCGCTGGTCTCGCTCGCCGTCGCGGTCATCCTGTACGACGCCGGGCTCGGCCTGGACCTGCGCAAGCTGACCGGCCACACCCGGCACGCGGTGGTCCGGCTGGTGTGGGTGGGCACCCTGGTGACGGCGCCGGCCGCCGCGTTCGCGGCCGCGCCGCTGCTCGGGATGTCGGGGCAGGCGGCGGCGATGCTCGGCGCGATCCTGGTGGTGTCGGGGCCGACGGTGGTCGGGCCGCTGCTGAACTTCGTCCGCCCGACCGAGCGGGTGCAGCGGATCCTGGTCTGGGAGGGCTCGCTGATCGACGCGGTCGGCGGCATCCTGGGCGCGCTGGTCTTCCACGCCCTGGTCGAGGAGCAGCACCGCGCGTTCGGCCTCGGCCTGCTGGAGTTCGTCCTCAGCGTGGGCCTGGGCCTGCTCGGCGGGCTGCTCGGCGCGGCGGTGCTGTGGGGGCTGCTGGTGCGCGTGCGGCTGGGCGAAGTACTGGGCACCAGCGCCCAGTTGGCGGCGGTGGTGGGCGTCGCGGCGCTCTGCGACGCGCTGCGCGAGGACACCGGGCTGATCGCGGCGATCGTGATGGGCGTGGTGGTGGCGACGGTGCCCGCGTTCGACCTGCCGGCCCGGCGGACGTTCTTCGAGACGCTGGTGTCGCTGGTGGTCGGCGTGCTGTTCGTGTCGATCTCCTCGACGGTGACCTGGGCGTCGGTCCAGCCGGTGCTGCTGCCCTCGCTGGGGTTGACCGCGGTGCTGGTCGTGCTGGTCCGGCCGGTGGTGGCGGCGCTCTCCACCGCCGGCACGGACCTGGCCGAGGGCGAACGGGCGTTCCTCGGCTGGATGGCGCCGCGCGGCATCGTCGCCGCGTCCACCGCCGCGACCTTCTCGGCGGGGCTGGCCGCGGCCGGCATCGGCGGCGCGGAGAGGATCCTCCCGGCCACCTTCCTGGTGATCGTGCTGACCGTCACGCTGTACGGCCTGACCGCCGTCCCGGTGGCCCGGCTGCTCCGGGTCACCCGCCCGGCCCGCTCCCGCCCGCTGCTGGTCGGCGGCGAGCCCTGGACGGTCGAACTGGCCACCGTGCTGCGCTCGGCCGGCCTGGACGTGCTGCTCTGGGCCGGACGGGACGAGCAGCGGGCCCGGATCTCCGCCGCCGGACTGGAACTCGCCGACGGCGAACTCCTCGCCACCGCGAGCGGCGAGGGCGCCGAACAGGAGGGCGTCACCGCGGTGTACCTGCTGACCGCCGAGGACGAGTTCAACGCGCTCGCGGCGGCCGTCCTGGACGAGGAGCCCGGCATCCCGGTGTTCCGGCTGCCCGCCGCCGCGTCCGGCCCCGGCGTGGTCGGCGACGCGCCCGCCGCGATGCTGCTGCCCGCCGCCCTGACCGGCCCCGAGCTGGCCCGCCGCCACGCCGCCGGCGCCCGCATCCTGCGCCGCCCGGCCGACGGCGCCCTCCCGCCCGGCCACGACCTGCTGTTCACCCTCGACCGCGCCGGCCACCTCCACCCGGCCACCCTGCACGGCGAGGCGGCCCACCCGGACCAGGTGGTCGAACGGATCGTGCTCGGCCCGGCCTGA
- a CDS encoding GNAT family N-acetyltransferase — translation MRTAADDLAAFLHAQGLDPDGLDQPGTLLWTIRDAAGPTASAALEPSGRAALLRSVAVRPDRRGTGTARRLVEDVLAEAAAGGVHRVYLFSTDAGAFWQRMGFREVPVPEAAAALPDAPQVRRYLADGSLADEVAWCRDLVAP, via the coding sequence ATGCGCACCGCCGCCGACGACCTCGCCGCCTTCCTGCACGCCCAGGGCCTCGACCCGGACGGCCTGGACCAGCCCGGCACCCTGCTGTGGACGATCCGGGACGCCGCCGGCCCGACCGCCAGCGCCGCCCTGGAGCCGTCCGGACGGGCCGCCCTGCTGCGCAGCGTCGCCGTCCGCCCGGACCGGCGCGGCACCGGCACCGCCCGCCGCCTGGTCGAGGACGTGCTGGCCGAGGCCGCGGCCGGCGGGGTCCACCGCGTCTACCTGTTCTCCACCGACGCGGGCGCGTTCTGGCAGCGGATGGGCTTCCGCGAGGTCCCCGTCCCGGAGGCCGCCGCCGCGCTCCCCGACGCCCCGCAGGTCCGCCGGTACCTGGCGGACGGCTCGCTGGCCGACGAGGTCGCCTGGTGCCGCGACCTCGTCGCCCCCTGA
- a CDS encoding GNAT family N-acetyltransferase, whose amino-acid sequence MIETPATPLPWPPAPIRTARLLLREPVAGDRAAVVELFTSPEVGTYIGGPRPREEFERRLDAAPQGRPGLLAVDLDGELIGVVTLDLRAPDRPGRLHPEHLRPADGERELGYLFLPRAWGRGYATEACAAALDWLAGVRPGEPVGLCTQTANTASVRLAERLGFTELERFEEFGAEQWFGVRHPPR is encoded by the coding sequence ATGATCGAAACCCCGGCCACGCCCCTGCCCTGGCCCCCGGCCCCGATCCGGACCGCCCGGCTGCTGCTGCGCGAACCCGTCGCCGGCGACCGGGCCGCGGTCGTCGAGCTGTTCACCTCCCCCGAGGTCGGCACCTACATCGGCGGCCCGCGCCCGCGCGAGGAGTTCGAGCGGAGGCTCGACGCGGCGCCGCAGGGCCGCCCCGGCCTGCTGGCGGTCGACCTGGACGGGGAGCTGATCGGCGTCGTCACCCTCGACCTGCGCGCCCCCGACCGTCCCGGCCGCCTGCACCCCGAGCACCTGCGCCCCGCGGACGGCGAACGCGAACTCGGCTACCTGTTCCTCCCCCGTGCCTGGGGGCGCGGCTACGCCACCGAGGCGTGCGCCGCCGCGCTCGACTGGCTGGCCGGCGTGCGGCCCGGCGAGCCGGTCGGGCTCTGCACCCAGACCGCCAACACCGCCTCCGTCCGGCTCGCCGAACGGCTCGGCTTCACCGAGCTGGAGCGCTTCGAGGAGTTCGGCGCCGAACAGTGGTTCGGCGTCCGCCACCCGCCCCGGTAG
- a CDS encoding CehA/McbA family metallohydrolase, protein MIQHTAPTFPPARLPGRGPGWYRGDPHVHSTRSDGELTPAELVAAARAAGLDFLAATEHNAPMAAGSWAGLGGDDLLVLLGEEVTTATGHWLALGLRPGRLADWTHRVGDPAFAEVLRGVRAEGGLCVAAHPHAPYPGGELMYPLESFDAVEVWNGQWSGDLPWQADNEASLAEWGRRLGADTLAGRPGWQPAVGSSDTHLPGRLGTPQTVVHAEELSAPAVLAALRAGRSWIAESAAVQLEFTAEAAGRSAAVGERLRTAGAPVELALRLSGVPDGSTVHFRTRRGRAHRAPADALLRWHTDAAESGFVRIEVRRPDGRPAALTNPVLLG, encoded by the coding sequence ATGATCCAGCACACCGCCCCGACGTTTCCGCCGGCCCGGCTCCCCGGGCGCGGACCCGGCTGGTACCGGGGCGACCCGCACGTGCACTCGACCCGCTCCGACGGGGAACTCACCCCCGCCGAGCTGGTCGCCGCGGCCCGGGCCGCCGGGCTCGACTTCCTGGCCGCCACCGAGCACAACGCTCCGATGGCCGCCGGGAGTTGGGCCGGACTGGGCGGCGACGACCTGCTGGTCCTGCTCGGCGAGGAGGTCACCACCGCCACCGGCCACTGGCTGGCCCTCGGCCTGCGCCCCGGCCGACTCGCCGACTGGACGCACCGGGTGGGCGACCCGGCCTTCGCCGAGGTGCTGCGCGGGGTGCGCGCGGAGGGCGGCCTGTGCGTCGCCGCGCACCCCCACGCGCCGTACCCCGGCGGGGAGTTGATGTACCCGCTGGAGTCCTTCGACGCCGTCGAGGTGTGGAACGGGCAGTGGTCCGGCGACCTGCCGTGGCAGGCCGACAACGAGGCCTCGCTCGCCGAGTGGGGCCGCCGCCTCGGCGCGGACACCCTGGCCGGCCGGCCGGGTTGGCAGCCCGCCGTCGGCAGCAGCGACACCCACCTGCCCGGCCGGCTCGGCACCCCGCAGACCGTCGTGCACGCCGAGGAGCTGAGCGCCCCCGCCGTCCTCGCCGCGCTCCGGGCCGGACGCAGCTGGATCGCCGAATCCGCCGCCGTACAGCTGGAGTTCACCGCCGAAGCGGCCGGCCGCAGCGCCGCCGTCGGCGAACGCCTCCGCACCGCCGGCGCCCCCGTCGAACTGGCCCTGCGCCTCTCCGGCGTCCCCGACGGCAGCACCGTCCACTTCCGCACCCGCCGCGGCCGGGCCCACCGGGCCCCGGCCGACGCGCTGCTGCGCTGGCACACGGACGCCGCGGAGAGCGGGTTCGTCCGGATCGAGGTCCGCCGCCCGGACGGGCGGCCGGCGGCGCTGACCAACCCGGTCCTGCTGGGGTAG
- a CDS encoding NUDIX hydrolase, with translation MPTPQFILDLREHIGHDPLWLSGITAVVVEDDRILLNRRSDTGRWALLHGIVEPGEQPADTVVREVREETGVTVRPERITSVLSLPAFACANGDRVQYLDIAFRCRPLAGEAVVNDDESLAVAWWPLDALPPLTRNDTLLLEKALADGPAPWFALG, from the coding sequence ATGCCGACTCCCCAGTTCATCCTGGACCTGCGCGAACACATCGGACACGACCCGCTGTGGCTGTCCGGCATCACCGCGGTGGTGGTCGAGGACGACCGGATCCTGCTCAACCGGCGCTCCGACACCGGGCGTTGGGCCCTGCTGCACGGGATCGTCGAACCCGGCGAGCAGCCCGCCGACACCGTCGTCCGCGAAGTCCGGGAGGAGACCGGCGTCACCGTCCGCCCCGAGCGGATCACCAGCGTCCTCAGCCTGCCCGCCTTCGCCTGCGCCAACGGCGACCGGGTGCAGTACCTCGACATCGCCTTCCGCTGCCGCCCGCTGGCCGGCGAGGCCGTAGTCAACGACGACGAGTCGCTCGCGGTCGCCTGGTGGCCGCTCGACGCGCTCCCGCCGCTCACCCGCAACGACACCCTGCTGCTGGAGAAGGCCCTCGCCGACGGGCCCGCGCCCTGGTTCGCCCTGGGCTGA